One Methylobacterium sp. 77 DNA window includes the following coding sequences:
- the gltA gene encoding citrate synthase, producing the protein MSASSTISVGDNQVDLPIKTGTIGPDVIDIGKLHAKTGMFTFDPGFTSTASCESKITYIDGDAGILLYRGYPIDQIAEQGDFLETCYLMLFGELPTPAQKADFDYRVTRHTMVHDQMNRFFQGFRRDAHPMAIMVACVGALSAFYHDSTDISDDKQRMIASLRMIAKMPTLAAMAYKYSIGQPFVYPKNDLDYTSNFLRMCFAVPCEEFVVNPIYARALDRIFILHADHEQNASTSTVRLAGSSGANPFACVAAGIACLWGPAHGGANEAALKMLEEIGTPENVAKYVAKAKDKNDPFRLMGFGHRVYKNYDPRARIMQKTTHEVLAQLGIKDDPLLEVAVQLEQIALKDEYFIEKKLYPNIDFYSGITLKAMGFPTSMFTVLFALARTVGWIAQWAEMIEDPSQKIGRPRQLYIGPDKRDYVPIGNRG; encoded by the coding sequence ATGAGCGCCTCCAGCACGATCTCCGTGGGCGACAACCAAGTCGATCTGCCGATCAAGACCGGCACGATCGGACCTGACGTCATCGACATCGGCAAGCTCCACGCCAAGACCGGCATGTTCACCTTCGATCCGGGCTTCACCTCTACCGCGTCCTGCGAATCGAAGATCACCTATATCGACGGCGACGCCGGCATCCTGCTCTATCGCGGCTACCCGATCGACCAGATCGCCGAGCAGGGCGACTTCCTCGAGACCTGCTACCTGATGCTGTTCGGCGAATTGCCGACCCCCGCCCAGAAGGCGGATTTCGACTACCGGGTCACGCGCCACACCATGGTGCACGACCAGATGAACCGCTTCTTCCAGGGGTTCCGCCGCGACGCCCACCCGATGGCGATCATGGTCGCCTGCGTCGGCGCGCTGTCGGCCTTCTATCACGACTCGACCGACATCTCGGACGACAAGCAGCGGATGATCGCCAGCTTGCGCATGATCGCCAAGATGCCGACGCTGGCCGCGATGGCCTACAAGTATTCCATCGGCCAGCCGTTCGTGTACCCTAAGAACGACCTCGACTACACATCGAACTTCCTGCGGATGTGCTTCGCGGTGCCGTGCGAGGAGTTCGTGGTCAACCCGATCTACGCGCGTGCGCTGGACCGGATCTTCATCCTGCATGCCGACCATGAACAGAACGCCTCGACCTCCACCGTGCGTCTCGCCGGCTCGTCGGGCGCCAACCCCTTCGCTTGCGTCGCCGCCGGCATCGCCTGTCTGTGGGGGCCCGCGCATGGCGGCGCCAACGAGGCGGCGCTGAAGATGCTGGAAGAGATCGGCACGCCGGAAAACGTGGCGAAATACGTCGCCAAGGCCAAGGACAAGAACGACCCGTTCCGTCTCATGGGCTTCGGCCACCGCGTCTATAAGAACTACGATCCGCGCGCCCGCATCATGCAGAAGACCACGCATGAGGTTCTCGCGCAGCTCGGCATCAAGGACGATCCGCTGCTCGAAGTCGCGGTACAGCTCGAGCAGATCGCCCTCAAGGACGAGTATTTCATCGAGAAGAAACTCTACCCGAACATCGATTTCTATTCGGGCATCACCCTCAAGGCGATGGGCTTCCCGACCTCGATGTTCACGGTGCTGTTCGCGCTCGCTCGCACCGTCGGCTGGATCGCCCAATGGGCCGAGATGATCGAGGATCCCTCGCAGAAGATCGGCCGCCCGCGCCAACTCTATATCGGGCCGGACAAGCGCGACTACGTGCCCATCGGCAATCGCGGCTGA
- the rpsD gene encoding 30S ribosomal protein S4, giving the protein MSKRIQAKHKLDRRMGQNIWGRPKSPVNRREYGPGQHGQRRKGKMSDFGTQLRAKQKLKGYYANITEKQFRRYYAEAIRLRGDSSENLVGLLERRLDAVVYRAKFVPTPFAARQFVNHGHVKVNGRRVNIASFLVKPGDVIEVKDSSKQLEIVVVASQLPERDVPDYIEVDHAKMTARVTRVPSLSEVPYPVQMEPNLVIEFYSR; this is encoded by the coding sequence ATGTCAAAACGTATTCAGGCGAAGCACAAGCTCGATCGCCGTATGGGCCAGAACATCTGGGGCCGCCCGAAGAGCCCCGTCAATCGCCGCGAATACGGCCCCGGCCAGCATGGCCAGCGCCGCAAGGGCAAGATGTCCGACTTCGGCACGCAGCTGCGCGCCAAGCAGAAGCTCAAGGGCTACTACGCCAACATCACCGAGAAGCAGTTCCGCCGTTACTACGCCGAGGCGATCCGTCTCCGCGGCGATTCGAGCGAGAACCTCGTCGGCCTGCTGGAGCGTCGCCTCGACGCGGTCGTGTATCGCGCCAAGTTCGTGCCGACCCCCTTCGCTGCCCGTCAGTTCGTGAACCATGGCCACGTCAAGGTGAACGGTCGCCGCGTGAACATCGCCAGCTTCCTCGTGAAGCCGGGCGACGTGATCGAGGTGAAGGATTCCTCGAAGCAGCTCGAGATCGTCGTCGTCGCTTCGCAGCTGCCCGAGCGCGACGTGCCCGACTACATCGAGGTGGATCACGCCAAGATGACGGCTCGCGTCACCCGCGTGCCGAGCCTCAGCGAGGTTCCCTACCCGGTCCAGATGGAACCGAACCTCGTCATCGAATTCTATTCGCGCTGA
- the murI gene encoding glutamate racemase, whose amino-acid sequence MRIDLMAGAMTAALAAEIRPTPTILVFDSGLGGLTVLEQVRRARPDARYVYAADDAAFPYGRLSESILVGRVLSVMERLLARHAPDLVVIACNTASTLVLPALRARFSTPFVGVVPPIKPAGEATRSRLITLLATPGTVARPYTHDLIETYASACSVTLVGSPNLAAYAEAELAGHPADDASLAAEIAPCFVESDDGRRTDVICLACTHYPLLLPRFQRLAPWQVTWIDPAPAIARRVTQLLGPSRRNPLDDVPPGLTAFTSGAGVTPSLRRSLDARGVGDVAVEAMPLVLQ is encoded by the coding sequence ATGCGGATCGATCTGATGGCAGGAGCGATGACAGCGGCCCTGGCGGCCGAAATCCGGCCGACGCCGACGATCCTCGTCTTCGATTCCGGGCTCGGCGGCCTCACCGTGCTGGAGCAGGTGAGGCGCGCGCGGCCCGACGCGCGCTACGTCTACGCCGCCGACGATGCCGCCTTTCCATACGGCCGGCTGTCGGAATCGATCCTCGTCGGGCGTGTGCTGTCGGTGATGGAGCGGCTTCTCGCGCGCCACGCTCCCGACCTCGTCGTCATCGCCTGCAACACGGCGTCGACCCTGGTTCTGCCCGCCCTCCGGGCCCGCTTCTCGACGCCCTTCGTCGGCGTGGTGCCGCCGATCAAGCCGGCGGGCGAGGCGACGCGCTCGCGCCTGATCACCCTGCTGGCGACGCCGGGTACGGTGGCCAGGCCGTATACCCACGACCTGATCGAGACCTATGCGAGCGCCTGCTCGGTCACCCTCGTCGGATCGCCGAACCTCGCGGCATATGCCGAGGCCGAACTCGCGGGCCATCCCGCCGACGACGCGTCGCTCGCCGCCGAGATCGCGCCGTGCTTCGTCGAGAGCGATGACGGGCGGCGCACGGACGTGATCTGCCTCGCCTGCACCCATTATCCGCTGCTGCTGCCCCGCTTTCAGCGTCTCGCCCCGTGGCAGGTGACCTGGATCGACCCCGCGCCTGCCATCGCCCGACGGGTGACGCAGCTTCTCGGACCCTCCCGGCGCAACCCGCTCGACGACGTCCCCCCCGGCCTCACCGCCTTCACCAGCGGCGCCGGTGTGACGCCGTCCCTGCGTCGCTCCCTCGACGCGCGCGGCGTCGGCGACGTCGCGGTGGAGGCGATGCCGCTCGTGCTGCAATAG
- the egtB gene encoding ergothioneine biosynthesis protein EgtB, producing the protein MAATAAIRGTAHDRSDRAAFPPPSISARPVDRAAWIAAFRAVRDETERRAAPLSPEDQQIQSMADASPTKWHRAHTTWFFEQFLLRDHLQGFHVYDERLHYLFNSYYVAAGPRQPRIMRGLITRPTAEEVAGYRAHVDRAVESLLTDASEETLDAVLPILEIGLYHEQQHQELLITDILHAFAQNPLGPVYDAAWRFPRPRSETGLAELPGGVTKIGHEGDGFSFDNESPRHQTLILPCAIDKGLVTNAQWLAFIEDGGYARPELWLSDGWLAVQAEGWEAPGYWQRSDAGQWSSMTLAGQMGIDPSLPVTHVSYFEADAFARWSGRDLPTEFEWEAAARDGLLADAFGLVWQWTRSAYVSYPGYRPVPGALGEYNGKFMSNQFVLRGSSVATSDGHARIGYRNFFYPHQRWQFTGLRLSNYRD; encoded by the coding sequence ATGGCAGCGACGGCGGCAATTCGCGGTACCGCGCACGATCGATCGGACCGGGCGGCGTTCCCGCCACCGAGCATCTCGGCGAGGCCGGTCGACCGGGCCGCCTGGATCGCGGCGTTCCGGGCTGTGCGGGACGAGACCGAGCGCCGAGCGGCGCCGCTCTCTCCCGAAGATCAGCAGATCCAGTCCATGGCCGATGCCAGCCCGACGAAATGGCACCGGGCCCATACGACGTGGTTCTTCGAGCAGTTTCTTCTGCGCGATCACCTGCAAGGCTTCCACGTCTACGACGAACGCCTGCACTACCTGTTCAATTCCTATTACGTCGCCGCCGGGCCGCGGCAGCCGCGGATCATGCGTGGCCTCATCACCCGGCCAACCGCCGAGGAGGTGGCCGGCTACCGCGCCCATGTGGATCGGGCCGTCGAGTCTCTGCTGACGGATGCATCCGAGGAGACCCTCGACGCGGTGCTGCCGATCCTCGAGATCGGGCTCTATCACGAGCAGCAGCATCAGGAATTGCTGATCACCGACATCCTCCACGCGTTCGCGCAGAACCCGCTCGGCCCGGTCTATGACGCGGCATGGCGCTTCCCCCGGCCACGGTCCGAGACCGGGCTCGCCGAGCTACCGGGTGGTGTGACGAAGATCGGGCATGAGGGCGACGGGTTCTCGTTCGACAACGAATCGCCGCGTCACCAGACGCTCATCCTGCCCTGCGCGATCGACAAGGGCCTTGTCACCAACGCGCAATGGCTCGCCTTCATCGAGGATGGCGGATACGCCCGCCCCGAACTCTGGCTCTCGGATGGCTGGCTCGCGGTGCAGGCGGAGGGCTGGGAAGCGCCTGGATACTGGCAGCGCAGCGATGCCGGCCAATGGTCCAGCATGACGCTCGCAGGGCAGATGGGCATCGACCCCTCGCTCCCCGTCACCCATGTGAGCTATTTCGAGGCGGATGCCTTCGCCCGCTGGTCCGGCCGCGACCTACCGACTGAGTTCGAGTGGGAGGCCGCCGCCCGTGACGGGCTCCTCGCCGATGCCTTCGGCCTCGTCTGGCAATGGACCCGCTCGGCTTACGTGTCCTATCCGGGCTACCGGCCGGTTCCCGGCGCGCTCGGGGAATATAACGGCAAGTTCATGTCGAACCAGTTCGTCCTGCGCGGGTCCTCCGTGGCGACCTCCGACGGCCATGCCCGCATCGGCTACCGCAACTTCTTCTATCCGCACCAGCGCTGGCAGTTCACGGGGCTTCGCCTGTCGAACTATCGCGACTGA
- the egtD gene encoding L-histidine N(alpha)-methyltransferase has product MTINPVFTGATPLNPVAPEQQFRDDVLVGLAAAQKFIPAKYFYDEIGSDLFESITVQPEYYPTRTEIGILDASGPDIAALLPARANLVEFGSGSTVKVRRLLTHLSDLAAYVPVDVSESFLRSEAETLSGDFPHLSILPVAADFTRPFTLPEGLSDGAVAGFFPGSTIGNFEPPQAVHLLAHFGRVLGRDATLIVGVDLVKDKAVLDAAYDDAAGVTAGFNLNLLARINRELGADFDTSAFAHRAFFATDASRIEMHLVSLRAQDVVVAGRRFSFAEGETIHTENSYKYTIERFRDLADQAGWNAAKTWTDAEQLFSVHALTRR; this is encoded by the coding sequence GTGACCATCAATCCAGTCTTCACGGGCGCCACGCCCCTCAACCCCGTCGCACCGGAGCAGCAGTTCCGGGACGATGTGCTGGTCGGTCTCGCCGCAGCGCAGAAGTTCATTCCCGCGAAATACTTCTATGACGAGATCGGTTCGGACCTGTTCGAATCGATCACCGTCCAGCCGGAATATTACCCGACGCGAACGGAGATCGGCATTCTCGACGCGTCGGGGCCGGACATCGCGGCCCTGCTTCCCGCACGCGCCAATCTCGTGGAGTTCGGCAGCGGTTCGACCGTGAAGGTGCGGCGGCTCCTCACCCATTTGAGCGATCTCGCCGCCTATGTCCCGGTCGATGTCTCGGAGAGCTTTCTGCGCAGCGAGGCCGAAACGCTCTCGGGCGATTTCCCGCACCTGTCGATCCTGCCCGTCGCCGCCGATTTCACGCGGCCCTTCACCTTGCCGGAGGGGTTGTCCGACGGCGCGGTGGCGGGCTTCTTCCCGGGCTCGACCATCGGCAATTTCGAGCCGCCCCAGGCCGTCCACCTGCTCGCTCATTTCGGGCGGGTGCTCGGGCGCGATGCGACCCTGATCGTCGGCGTCGACCTGGTGAAGGACAAGGCCGTCCTGGATGCGGCCTATGACGACGCGGCCGGGGTGACGGCGGGGTTCAACCTCAACCTGCTCGCTCGGATCAACCGCGAGCTCGGAGCCGATTTCGACACGTCGGCCTTCGCTCACCGCGCCTTCTTCGCGACCGACGCCTCGCGGATCGAGATGCACCTCGTCAGCCTGCGGGCTCAGGACGTGGTGGTGGCGGGCCGCCGCTTCAGCTTCGCCGAGGGAGAGACGATCCACACCGAGAACAGCTACAAATACACGATCGAGCGGTTCCGCGACCTCGCCGACCAGGCCGGATGGAATGCCGCGAAGACCTGGACCGATGCCGAGCAACTCTTCTCGGTCCATGCCCTCACCCGTCGGTGA